TGTATCCCGTCGACTCCTCGAACGCCGGATTGACGTACTCGATGCGGCCGTCGGGGTCCGTCCAGTAGATAGAGTGGCCGGCGTGCTCGACGGCCTCGCGGAACGCCTTCAGGTCATGCTGGTTCGACACCCGGTCGGTAACGTCCTGTACGGTCCCGTTCATCGCGACCGGGTCGCCGTCCTCGTCCCGGGCGATCTCGGCCCGTTCGTGGACCGTTCGCACATCGCCGTCCGGCCGGACGATACGGTGCTCGATGTCGTACGCCGAGTCGCCCGCGAGCGCCCGGTCGACTGCCGTAGTCACGGCGTCACGGTCGTCGGGGTGGACCAGCTCGAGGAACGCGTCGTACGTCGCGTCCCACGTGTCCGGTTCGACGCCGGCGATTCGGTATATCTGGTCGGACCAGTACAGCCCGCCGGTCTCGATGTCCCAGGTCCAGCTGCCCAGGTCGGCGATCTGCTGGGCGCGGGCGAGGTGTGCCTCGCTCTTCTGGAGTGCCGCCAGGGAGCGGCGCCGTTCGACCGCGTTGGCGATGCGGTTGGCCAGCACGGTGTACTGGTCTACCCCCCGCCCCTTCTGGAGGTAGTCGGTCACGCCCGCGGAGATGGCATCGCTGGCGATCTCCTCGCTGCCCTTGCCCGTATACAGGATGAACGGCATCTCCGGGTACGCCTCGCGGACGAGTTCGAGGAACTCGAGGCCGTCCGTCCCAGGCATGTCGTAGTCGCTGACGACACAGTCGACCGTCTCGCGTTCGAGACGGTCGAGCCCCTCCCGTGTGCTCGACTCGCAGACGACCTCGAAGTCGTCGTTCTCGCGACGGAGACAGCTGGCGGTGAGGTCCAGTATCTGGGGGTCGTCGTCCACGTGCAGGACACGGATCGGTGCCGTCGCTGTCCGGTCGCCGGGGCGGCCGTCGACTCTCGGAATCGAGGGTTCCATCTCCATCGTGCTCCCTGATGCCCGCTTCACACCGCTCTCAGTTGGTTTTCGACAGTCGTTGTATGGACGCCTGCAGGTCCGAGAGGTTCCTCGCGACCTCCCCGTTGGCTTCCGCGATGTCCTCGACCTGGCTGGCGACCGTCTCGGCCTGGTCGACGGCCTCGTCGACCTGGCTGGCGACCTCCTCGGTGCTCGCGGCCTGGTCGTCCATCGCGTCCGCGACTTCGGCGATGCCCTCCGACGTCTCCCTGACCGCGTCCGCGACGTCCATGAGGTTCTCCATCGCCTGTTCGACCTGGTCGGTCGACGCGTCCACCTGTTCGACCATCCGTTCCAGGCTCTCGACTGTCTCGTCGGTGTCGGTCTGGATGTCGTCGATGAGCGCCTCGATGTCGGTCGCGTACTCCTGGGACTCGCCGGCCAGGGACTTCACCTCGTCGGCGACGACGGCGAAGCCGTCGCCGGCGTCACCTGCGCGTGCGGCCTCGATGGAGGCGTTCAGCGCCAGGATGTTCGTCTGCTCGGCGATGTCGTTGATGATCTCGACGATGTCGTCGATCTCGTCGACGCGGTGCTGCAACGCGTCCACGTCCGAACTGACGGCCGCCGCCGAGTCAGACACGGCGTCCATCGAGTCCAGTGCCGCCTTCGCGGACTCGGTCCCGTCGTCGGCGAGCGTCGCGGCCCGGCTGCTGGTCGACTCGACCTCGTCGGCGGTCGAGGCGATCTCCTCGATGGTCGCGCTCATGTTCGCGACCTCGCTCTCGACGGCGTCCATGGCCTCGGTCTGTTCGTTGGCCGTGGCACTGATCTCCTGGGAGGTCGCCGCGACGTCGTCGGTCGTCTCGTCGATCTCGTCGACTGACTCGCCGACCTCCTCTGCGACCGCCTGCTGGCGCTCTAGCTCCTGTTCTAAGTCCTGGCTGAACGAGTGGATGTAGGTGTCCATCGCCACCTGCTGGTCCAGCAAGAGCAGCTTGAGCACCGACGTGGTGCGCTCTGCGACCGTCTCGACTGCTTCCTCTACGTCGGCCGTCTCCGCTGCCACCTCGTCACAGATCCCCTGGATGATGCCCTCGTAGTAGATCGAGAACGCGCCCAGATAGAACCGCGGCCCCAGGTCGAGCACGTCGTGAATCTTGCCGATGCGGGCCCGGCGCTCGAAGTACTCCCGGCCGTACTCGCCCCGGCCGAGCGCCTTGAGATACCGCTCCTGGGACCCTTTGAGCATCTCGACGGACTTGGTGGACCGCCCCAACACCTCCTTTGCCTCGCCGTGTGCCTGGATGTTGTCGTAGAACCGCTCGACGAGGTCGTCCGCGATCTCGTCGAACAGATCGTCCATCGCCGCCAGACGGCTGGCATCGTCCGCGTCGAATCCGGTGAACTCCTTCCGGAACTCGATTTCCTTCCGGTCGATGCCGATGTCGTCGACGAGCTGTGACCCGTCGACGCGCTGTCGCCGTTCGTCGTCGATACGCACGGCAGCCCCCCCCTGTGACATTATAGAATATGCGTGATAACAATAGCGTAAATAATTTTCTACTGATACGGACCAGAATATTCTGGGGTAATGAAAACTGTTTAACAAAAGTTCCGGCAATAGCGCTCCTGTGTCGGATTTCGAAGACGCTCTGTGTATCCCAACTACGACAGGTAGGCTGCCGGCCGGAAGCCGACAGCGTGGCCCGCTGGATGGGCCCCGCCGGACGCCCGTTCCGACGCCGACCAGTTTCACTTTCACCGTCGGGGTGGCAAATGGTTAAGTACGCAGCGAAGGTCGGTGCACGTGATGAGCGACGACCCCGAGGAGGGGATGCTCGGCTGGGACGAGTCCGTCTTCCGGGACGAGACCGTCTTCGAGATCGACTGGCTCCCGGAGACGTTCAAGCACCGGGAGACCCAGATGGAGACGCTGAAGTACGCGCTCCGGCCGGCGGTCCGCGGGTCCCGGCCGCTCAACGTCATCGCTCGCGGCCCGCCCGGCACCGGGAAGACGACGGCGACCCAGATCCTGTTCGACGAGCTGACCGCCCAGACCGACGTGCAGGCGGTCCGGGTCAACTGCCAGGTCGAGTCCACCCGCTACGCCGTCTTCTCCCGGCTGTTCGCCGAGATATTCGAGTACGAGCCCCCCTCCTCGGGCATCTCCTTCAAGAAGCTGTTCTCCCAGATCACCGACCGCCTGGTCGAGCGCGACCAGGTGCTCGTGGTCGCCTTAGACGACGTGAACTACCTCTTCTACGAGAACGAGGCCAGCGACACGCTGTACTCGCTGTTGCGCGCCCACGAGGCCCACAGCGGGGCGCGCATCGGCGTCATCTGTGTCTCCTCGGATCTGGACTTAGACGTCATCGAGGCGCTGGACACCCGCGTCCAGTCGGTCTTCCGCCCTGAGGAGGTCTATTTCAACAAGTACGGTCAGGCCGAGATCGTCGACATCCTCGACGAGCGCGTCGACCGGGGGTTCCACGAGGGGGCGGTCGGCCCGCAGGTGCTCGACCGGGTGGCCGAACTCACCGAGGAGCAGGGCGGGGACCTCCGGGTCGGCATCGACCTCCTGCGCCGGGCGGGGATGAACGCCGAGATGCGCGCCTCCCGTACGGTCGAACGGGAGGACGTCGAGGCGGCCTACGACAAGTCCAAGTACGTCCACCTCTCGCGCCGACTCCGGGAGCTCTCGGACTCGGAGGCCTCGCTCGTCGAGGTCATCGCCGACCACGACGGCAAGCGGGCCGGCGACATCTACGACGTGTTCAACGACGAGACGGGACTGGGCTACACCCGCTACTCCGAGATCATCAACAAACTCGACCAGCTGGGCATCATCGACGCCGAGTACACCAACGTCGACGGCCGGGGCCGCTCGCGGGAGCTGACGCTCAACTACGACGCCGACGCCGTGCTCGACCGGCTCTGACCGGCTCGAGCCCTCGCGTCACCCCAGTTTCTGGAAGGTCGTCTCGGTCCACTTGAGGGCGTAGTCGGGGCCGTGGTCGCGGTAGGCGTCCGTATCGAGTGCGGCGAAGGGCGCCGGCAGGTCGAGGCCGTGTTTGACGGCGCTACAGGCCAGTTCGGCCGCCGCGGCGAAGCGCGTCTGTCCGCGGGCCACCTCCCTCGACAGGTCGCCCAGGCGCGGTTCGAGGCGCTCGCCGGCGTCGACCCAGGCGTCGAACAGCCGCGGGTACTCGCCGTCCCAGTCCGCGAAGACGGGACGGGTCTCCAGGCCGACGTACGCGTCGTACAGTGCGGCGGCGAGCTGGTAGGTGTCCGCGGCCCCCAGTCGCGACCGGGCGACGTCGGCGAATTCGGGGTACACGTCCCGGAAGAATCCCAGGAAGTGCTCGGGCACACCCAGACCGACCTCGACCAGCGCCTCGGCCAGCAGGAAGTCGACGAAGCCCTCTGGCGACCCCGCGAGCCGGGGCTTGACGAACACACAGGGCGGGTCGGTCTGGCGGGTCCAGGCGACCCCGCCGTCGCCGGGCATCCCGACGGTGAAGTCGCTGCCCGCGAACCGCTGCAGCTCCTCGGGCGCGTCGGCCGGCAGCCAGGATCGGTCGTAGGTGACGGGGTCGACAGCGTCGGTCAGCAAAAGGAGGTCCTCCGCGACCGCCGGGTCGAGCGTCTCGAAGTCCCGTGCGGTGTCGACGACGAGCGCGTCGGGCGCGTGGGCCTCGCGGACGCCGGCCACCTCGCCGGACAGCGAGCGTTCGGTGAACATCTACGCCGACAGCAGGGCCATGCCAGCGATGACGAGAATCGCAAGGAGGGCCGACGCGCCGACGGTTCCGAGGACGATCTTCGTTGCCTTGCTCATGTGATGGCGTATCGAGGGCCGGGCATTAAACCTTGAGAAACGACGCTCGGCTTGCCACACCCGTCGTCGGCGTCAGTCGCCGCTCGCGCCGACGCCGGCGCGGTGGGCCACGTCGCGCCACTTGCCCGTCCAGAAGCGGCCGGTGTTTACCGCGGCCTTCACGTAGAAATCGCCCACGAGCGCCGCGAAGATAGCCGGCAGGCCGAGGCCGAGTCCGGGCGACACCGGGACGCCGACGATCGGGACGGTCACCACGAACGACGCCGGGAGCGCCAGTGCCGCCACCGGGAGGCGGTACCCGTAGGACCCCAGTATCGTCCCGTAGAGCGGCCAGCGGGTGTCGCCGGCGCCCCGCAGACTCCCGCGCATCGTCCGCGAGACCGAGAAGCCCGCGACCAGCAGGCCGAACACGCGGACGAACTGCGCGGCGAGCTCGGGGTAGGCGGTCCCGAACAGGCCCACGATGGGGCGGGCCAGCAGGACGAGCACGGCGCCGACGGCGAGCTGGACCGCCAGTGCGACCCGCAGCGTCTGCCAGCCGTAGTCCGTCGCCGCATCGGGGTCGCCCGACCCGAGGTGCTGGCCGACGAGCGTCGAGGCGGCCGTCGCGTACCCCCACGCGGGCATCAGCGCCAGCAACATCACGCGCCGGCCGATGGCGTAGGCCGCGAGCGTCGGCGTCCCCAGCACGCCCAGGACGAACAGGAACGGGAAGCGTGCGAACGTCTGGAGCAGGCGCATCCCCGTCAGCGGGAGCGCAACGCGGACGAT
The DNA window shown above is from Haloarcula halobia and carries:
- a CDS encoding DUF7089 family protein yields the protein MFTERSLSGEVAGVREAHAPDALVVDTARDFETLDPAVAEDLLLLTDAVDPVTYDRSWLPADAPEELQRFAGSDFTVGMPGDGGVAWTRQTDPPCVFVKPRLAGSPEGFVDFLLAEALVEVGLGVPEHFLGFFRDVYPEFADVARSRLGAADTYQLAAALYDAYVGLETRPVFADWDGEYPRLFDAWVDAGERLEPRLGDLSREVARGQTRFAAAAELACSAVKHGLDLPAPFAALDTDAYRDHGPDYALKWTETTFQKLG
- a CDS encoding GGDEF domain-containing response regulator; amino-acid sequence: MKRASGSTMEMEPSIPRVDGRPGDRTATAPIRVLHVDDDPQILDLTASCLRRENDDFEVVCESSTREGLDRLERETVDCVVSDYDMPGTDGLEFLELVREAYPEMPFILYTGKGSEEIASDAISAGVTDYLQKGRGVDQYTVLANRIANAVERRRSLAALQKSEAHLARAQQIADLGSWTWDIETGGLYWSDQIYRIAGVEPDTWDATYDAFLELVHPDDRDAVTTAVDRALAGDSAYDIEHRIVRPDGDVRTVHERAEIARDEDGDPVAMNGTVQDVTDRVSNQHDLKAFREAVEHAGHSIYWTDPDGRIEYVNPAFEESTGYTAAEVMGANPRILKSGAHDEAFYADLWETILDGETWEGWVVNERKSGERYVVDQTITPVTDSSGDIKRFVAVNTDATSHSTRD
- a CDS encoding ORC1-type DNA replication protein; amino-acid sequence: MSDDPEEGMLGWDESVFRDETVFEIDWLPETFKHRETQMETLKYALRPAVRGSRPLNVIARGPPGTGKTTATQILFDELTAQTDVQAVRVNCQVESTRYAVFSRLFAEIFEYEPPSSGISFKKLFSQITDRLVERDQVLVVALDDVNYLFYENEASDTLYSLLRAHEAHSGARIGVICVSSDLDLDVIEALDTRVQSVFRPEEVYFNKYGQAEIVDILDERVDRGFHEGAVGPQVLDRVAELTEEQGGDLRVGIDLLRRAGMNAEMRASRTVEREDVEAAYDKSKYVHLSRRLRELSDSEASLVEVIADHDGKRAGDIYDVFNDETGLGYTRYSEIINKLDQLGIIDAEYTNVDGRGRSRELTLNYDADAVLDRL
- a CDS encoding globin-coupled sensor protein, producing MSQGGAAVRIDDERRQRVDGSQLVDDIGIDRKEIEFRKEFTGFDADDASRLAAMDDLFDEIADDLVERFYDNIQAHGEAKEVLGRSTKSVEMLKGSQERYLKALGRGEYGREYFERRARIGKIHDVLDLGPRFYLGAFSIYYEGIIQGICDEVAAETADVEEAVETVAERTTSVLKLLLLDQQVAMDTYIHSFSQDLEQELERQQAVAEEVGESVDEIDETTDDVAATSQEISATANEQTEAMDAVESEVANMSATIEEIASTADEVESTSSRAATLADDGTESAKAALDSMDAVSDSAAAVSSDVDALQHRVDEIDDIVEIINDIAEQTNILALNASIEAARAGDAGDGFAVVADEVKSLAGESQEYATDIEALIDDIQTDTDETVESLERMVEQVDASTDQVEQAMENLMDVADAVRETSEGIAEVADAMDDQAASTEEVASQVDEAVDQAETVASQVEDIAEANGEVARNLSDLQASIQRLSKTN